A single genomic interval of Staphylococcus hyicus harbors:
- a CDS encoding FAD-binding oxidoreductase, translating to MKHAKLRQALKSILNERLFDDKASLVSYGYDGSFGQYMPEFVTQPCSTKEVQAIVKLANRYQCPIYPRGAGTNLSGGTLPVQGGIVMDFSQWNDAPVIYPDDLIIKTRPGVKTAEIHAMAEKHQLMYPPDPSSSAVCTIGGNLAENAGGPHGVKYGVTKDYVIGLEVVTAHGDIIKTGGQTIKNVTGYDLTKLLVGAEGTLGIITEATLRLIPKPKATQTAMIVFENLEKAGQSISRILTSGVRPSKMEILDHHAINKVVDYAGLDLPRSAAAILLVEVDGEPEALTQEMATINQALKRIGVTNIKIAQTKDEENALWQVRKAVSPAVVESGYTKISEDATVPLSKIPHMFKKISEIKEKYQLNIVIFGHAGDGNLHPTINANMRDEMAIKNVERAVEEIFDYAIALGDTLSGEHGIGTMKKAFMTRELGEADIAFQKAIKHALDPEHLLNPGKIFPEEGETRLVLQND from the coding sequence ATGAAACATGCAAAGCTTAGACAAGCTTTAAAATCAATTTTGAATGAACGGTTATTTGATGATAAAGCATCATTGGTATCTTATGGTTATGATGGCTCATTCGGTCAATATATGCCCGAATTTGTGACCCAACCTTGTAGTACGAAAGAAGTTCAAGCAATCGTTAAGCTTGCAAACCGGTATCAATGCCCTATTTATCCGAGGGGTGCGGGAACTAATTTATCAGGGGGGACGTTACCCGTTCAAGGGGGGATTGTGATGGATTTTTCACAGTGGAATGACGCGCCTGTCATATATCCAGATGATTTAATAATCAAAACACGACCCGGGGTGAAAACGGCAGAAATTCATGCTATGGCTGAAAAACATCAATTAATGTATCCACCAGACCCATCGTCATCAGCGGTGTGTACTATCGGAGGAAACCTAGCTGAAAACGCTGGTGGACCTCATGGTGTAAAATACGGTGTGACGAAAGATTATGTGATTGGTCTTGAGGTTGTGACAGCACATGGCGATATCATTAAAACGGGTGGTCAAACGATAAAAAACGTAACAGGATATGATTTAACGAAATTACTTGTTGGTGCTGAAGGGACACTAGGTATTATTACGGAAGCCACTTTAAGACTAATACCTAAACCTAAAGCTACACAAACTGCAATGATTGTTTTTGAAAATTTAGAAAAGGCTGGTCAATCCATTTCTCGTATTTTAACGTCAGGTGTCCGTCCATCTAAAATGGAAATTTTAGATCATCACGCAATAAATAAAGTCGTCGATTACGCTGGCTTAGATTTACCAAGATCTGCAGCAGCAATTCTTTTGGTTGAAGTTGATGGAGAGCCTGAAGCTCTGACGCAAGAAATGGCGACGATCAACCAGGCGCTCAAAAGAATTGGAGTGACGAACATTAAAATTGCACAAACTAAAGATGAAGAAAACGCTTTGTGGCAAGTGCGTAAAGCCGTTTCACCAGCTGTTGTAGAAAGTGGTTATACAAAAATATCAGAAGATGCAACCGTACCTTTAAGTAAAATTCCGCATATGTTCAAAAAAATATCTGAAATAAAAGAGAAATATCAACTGAATATCGTCATTTTTGGTCATGCGGGGGATGGAAATTTACATCCGACAATTAATGCTAATATGCGAGATGAAATGGCTATAAAAAACGTTGAACGTGCGGTGGAAGAGATTTTTGATTACGCTATTGCCTTAGGGGACACACTTTCAGGAGAACATGGGATTGGAACGATGAAAAAAGCATTTATGACAAGAGAATTAGGAGAGGCGGATATTGCCTTTCAAAAAGCTATCAAACACGCATTAGACCCTGAACATCTCTTAAACCCAGGTAAAATTTTTCCGGAAGAAGGGGAGACAAGGTTGGTGTTACAAAATGACTAA
- a CDS encoding 6-pyruvoyl trahydropterin synthase family protein, giving the protein MAKFDNVKPPKKFARHHKTILVLRHYEFTADARIFLSETTFHDLKDNRYLIDIELWSKTDDLGMAVDFRIIDNIYKTHLQPKLDGQLLNETLPDMNITLENLIHWMWETLSVHLPEDVSLNAIAMYETPEQGVRFTRDIMAQ; this is encoded by the coding sequence ATGGCTAAATTTGATAACGTAAAACCACCAAAAAAATTCGCAAGACATCACAAAACGATTTTAGTGTTACGCCATTATGAGTTTACTGCGGATGCACGCATATTTTTAAGTGAAACCACATTTCATGATTTAAAGGACAACCGCTATCTCATAGATATTGAATTATGGTCAAAAACAGATGATTTAGGGATGGCTGTCGACTTCAGAATCATAGATAACATTTATAAAACACATTTACAACCTAAACTGGACGGCCAATTATTAAACGAAACCTTACCAGATATGAACATCACACTAGAAAACCTAATACACTGGATGTGGGAAACGTTAAGTGTACATTTGCCAGAGGACGTCTCTTTAAATGCCATCGCAATGTATGAAACACCTGAGCAAGGTGTACGTTTTACAAGAGATATCATGGCACAATAA
- a CDS encoding nitric-oxide reductase large subunit: MGSPYRTLSKVLIGILVTVFSILLLGGWLIFENEAPRPAKVVDENGKTIISKDELISGQAIYEKYGLTDYGSYLGNGSYLGPDYTAETLHQYIQGMHQYYAETLHQKSFKDLTRLQQAGIEDKVKKEIRVNRYSKEKDQLVLTNAQVAGLKHVREYYHKEFVNNPKQAGLPQNMIDQFTSGDYMVEGNKITHLSDFFFWGAWLSSTDRPDRQFSYTNNWPFDEQAGNTMPSEALIWSAISVALLVAGVAIIIYFQRRYQFDMEATYEGEKHLPKIKIPDTITSSQAKTAKYFVIVMILFLVQILLGELMAHYYVENEFFGIPLQKLFPFNIAKTWHLQLVIFWVATTWLATGIYVVPRVLGREPKHQGKLVDLLFIALLIVAVGSMLGEWGNILGWINDKWWLFGHFGWEYIELGKFWQILFIIGMILWMIILGRGFIPAIKDGTDLHRKRLILLLFIGAIAIPLFYLASLFIMPNTHVTFADYWRWWIVHLWVEGIFEAFAVILIGFLMVDMKLTTIRSTIRALYFQIILLLGTGIVGMGHHYYWQGDHSIWLALGSSFSALEVVPLCLLIWEAYTHYRVYKFSKIEFPYKGTFIFLASTGLWNALGAGALGFLINAPAINYFEHGTQWTAAHAHGSMAGVYGMFSIAILLYVLRNITKSEFWTQRTEKWISISCWLLNIGLAGMVLATLLPVGYIQLKDALEHGYWHARLPEFYQQDTVFWLLWGRMPWDLIFTVGVMILLVVTIRAFLHVKKVKNQ; this comes from the coding sequence ATGGGATCCCCATATCGTACGTTGTCTAAAGTGTTAATTGGCATTTTAGTAACGGTGTTCTCAATACTGTTATTAGGCGGCTGGTTAATATTTGAAAATGAGGCACCGCGACCGGCTAAAGTCGTCGATGAAAACGGTAAAACGATTATTTCTAAAGATGAACTCATCAGTGGACAAGCCATTTACGAAAAATACGGTTTAACAGATTATGGCTCATATTTAGGTAATGGGTCTTATTTAGGACCAGACTATACTGCGGAAACTTTGCATCAATATATTCAGGGCATGCATCAATATTACGCAGAAACTTTGCATCAAAAATCATTTAAAGATTTGACGCGGCTTCAACAGGCAGGGATAGAAGATAAAGTAAAAAAAGAAATTCGTGTCAATCGATACTCTAAAGAGAAAGATCAACTTGTGTTAACCAATGCCCAAGTTGCAGGGTTAAAACATGTGAGAGAATATTATCATAAAGAGTTTGTGAATAATCCTAAACAAGCAGGATTACCGCAAAATATGATTGATCAATTTACTAGCGGCGATTATATGGTGGAAGGAAATAAAATTACACATTTAAGTGATTTCTTCTTTTGGGGTGCTTGGTTATCCTCTACAGATCGCCCTGATAGACAATTCTCATATACTAATAACTGGCCCTTTGATGAACAAGCGGGTAATACAATGCCTAGTGAAGCACTGATATGGTCTGCGATTTCTGTAGCGTTACTTGTAGCGGGTGTAGCTATCATTATCTATTTCCAAAGACGTTATCAATTTGATATGGAAGCAACATATGAAGGAGAAAAACATCTGCCTAAAATTAAAATTCCAGATACGATTACAAGTAGCCAAGCAAAGACAGCTAAATATTTTGTCATTGTCATGATTTTGTTTTTAGTTCAAATCCTTCTTGGTGAACTGATGGCACATTATTATGTGGAAAATGAGTTTTTTGGAATACCATTACAAAAACTATTCCCATTTAATATTGCGAAAACATGGCATTTGCAATTGGTGATTTTCTGGGTAGCGACAACATGGCTTGCGACAGGGATTTATGTCGTACCGAGAGTGCTAGGAAGAGAACCGAAGCATCAAGGAAAACTTGTAGACCTTCTATTCATCGCCCTTTTAATCGTTGCAGTGGGTAGTATGTTAGGTGAATGGGGGAATATTTTAGGTTGGATTAATGACAAATGGTGGTTATTCGGTCATTTTGGATGGGAATATATTGAACTTGGTAAGTTTTGGCAAATCCTCTTTATCATTGGAATGATTTTATGGATGATTATTTTAGGACGAGGATTTATTCCTGCTATTAAAGATGGTACGGATTTACACCGAAAACGATTGATTCTCCTGTTATTTATCGGGGCAATCGCGATACCATTATTTTATTTAGCTTCTTTATTTATTATGCCGAATACACATGTGACATTTGCTGATTATTGGCGTTGGTGGATCGTGCATTTATGGGTAGAAGGTATTTTTGAAGCGTTTGCGGTCATTCTTATCGGCTTTTTAATGGTAGATATGAAATTAACAACGATTCGTTCTACAATTCGCGCGTTATATTTCCAAATAATTCTTTTACTTGGTACAGGTATCGTTGGCATGGGACACCATTATTATTGGCAAGGGGACCATTCGATATGGCTCGCATTAGGTTCAAGTTTTTCTGCATTAGAGGTTGTACCATTATGTTTACTCATTTGGGAAGCGTACACGCATTATCGTGTATATAAATTTAGTAAAATTGAATTCCCTTATAAAGGCACGTTTATCTTCTTAGCTTCTACAGGATTGTGGAATGCGCTTGGTGCAGGGGCATTAGGGTTTTTAATCAATGCGCCGGCAATTAACTATTTTGAACATGGCACACAGTGGACTGCAGCACACGCACATGGCTCCATGGCCGGTGTCTATGGCATGTTTTCCATCGCAATATTACTTTACGTATTAAGAAATATAACGAAATCAGAATTTTGGACTCAGCGTACAGAAAAATGGATTTCAATTTCATGTTGGTTACTTAATATTGGATTAGCTGGGATGGTTTTAGCGACGTTATTACCAGTAGGATATATTCAATTAAAAGATGCCCTTGAACATGGATATTGGCATGCACGGTTACCCGAATTTTATCAACAAGATACTGTATTTTGGTTATTGTGGGGACGTATGCCTTGGGATTTAATCTTTACTGTAGGTGTGATGATCCTTTTAGTTGTGACAATTCGCGCATTTTTACATGTTAAAAAAGTTAAAAATCAATAG
- a CDS encoding (Fe-S)-binding protein produces MTKLKTQLDYEATFDCVQCGYCLPVCPTYVTFKNEKHSPRGRINLVKMAAEEKITIEDMRESIDLCLGCRACETVCPTHVRYGDILNSAVEVLYEKRPKSKVEKIIRHVAFQGLLKHKKRLRLVNKGLRLYQKTGMARVVKKTNLLKMAPKYNHFQKIMPEIHPSEKQFEISLAEQSGLSIGFFQGCMMDAFFSHINQLAMYIMEAQGFRVSNIQTQTCCGALQHHAGQTVDTVQLAKQNITAYEQYQFDYIVNTIGGCGAALKEYDELFDVGTEWHQRAKAFVNKVRDISEIIASKPLPFKQALNVHAVYQPSCHLENVQRVFRDPESVLTSIPGLTLHSFKNQHHCCGSAGIYNLVHYEASMQILDEKMNHIKEPQPNVIITSNPGCHLQMKMGVEREGLADQIEVKHLVEVVAEACRITL; encoded by the coding sequence ATGACTAAACTTAAAACACAACTTGACTATGAAGCCACTTTTGATTGTGTGCAGTGTGGCTATTGCTTACCTGTTTGTCCGACATATGTCACATTTAAAAACGAAAAACATTCTCCTCGTGGACGTATCAATTTAGTGAAAATGGCTGCAGAAGAAAAAATTACGATAGAAGATATGAGAGAAAGTATTGATTTATGTTTAGGTTGTCGTGCATGTGAAACGGTCTGTCCAACCCATGTACGTTATGGTGATATTTTAAATTCAGCTGTTGAGGTGCTATATGAAAAAAGGCCAAAGTCTAAAGTTGAAAAGATCATTCGCCACGTTGCATTTCAAGGTTTACTTAAACATAAGAAAAGGTTGCGATTAGTTAATAAAGGGCTACGTCTATATCAAAAAACAGGTATGGCACGAGTGGTTAAAAAAACAAACCTCTTAAAAATGGCGCCTAAATATAACCATTTTCAAAAAATCATGCCTGAGATACATCCCTCAGAGAAACAGTTTGAAATATCATTGGCAGAGCAGAGCGGTTTATCCATAGGCTTCTTCCAAGGATGCATGATGGATGCGTTTTTCAGTCATATTAATCAATTGGCTATGTACATAATGGAAGCACAAGGTTTTCGGGTTTCCAACATTCAAACACAAACATGCTGTGGGGCACTACAGCATCATGCAGGACAGACGGTTGATACAGTGCAACTTGCGAAACAGAATATAACAGCTTATGAGCAATATCAGTTTGATTATATTGTAAATACCATTGGTGGATGTGGTGCGGCATTAAAAGAATATGATGAGTTATTCGATGTGGGCACAGAATGGCATCAACGTGCTAAAGCTTTTGTAAACAAAGTTCGAGACATCTCTGAAATTATCGCAAGCAAACCTCTGCCATTTAAACAGGCATTAAATGTTCATGCAGTATATCAACCCTCATGTCATTTAGAAAATGTTCAACGCGTCTTTCGTGATCCTGAGTCGGTACTCACTTCGATTCCTGGATTAACGCTGCATTCATTTAAAAATCAACATCATTGTTGTGGCTCCGCAGGTATATATAATTTAGTGCATTATGAAGCATCTATGCAAATTTTAGATGAGAAGATGAATCATATCAAAGAACCACAACCGAATGTTATAATCACTTCAAACCCAGGGTGTCATTTACAAATGAAAATGGGTGTTGAACGCGAGGGGTTAGCAGATCAAATCGAAGTAAAACACTTGGTAGAAGTAGTTGCTGAAGCATGTCGCATCACATTATGA